The Maridesulfovibrio sp. genomic sequence ATATGCTCGGTGATGCAAAAGCTGATATTTATCACAAAGTGCTCAGAGCTGTTGCTGAGGATGATGTTTTTCATTCCATTCTGGTGATTCTGACCCCGGCGGCAAATATTCTTGAAGATGTGGAAAAAGTTGCCGCAGATATTATTGAGCTGGAACGGGAGTGCGATAAGCCCATAGTCACCTGCTTTATGGGAGACTTTTCAACCAGAAAGGCGCGCAAGATGCTGCGCGCAGCCGGAATACCCTGCTATGAGTTCCCGGAAGCGGCAGTCCGTTCCCTTGATGCCATGACCCGCTGCTACCGCTGGCAGAAAAAGGATTGGCCCATCGATGTCTGCTTCAGGCGTGATTTTTCCAAGGCCAAGTCCATTGTGGAAAACTGCCGCAAGACCGGCCTGACTGAGCTTGTTGAGCTGGACGCTCAGCAGTTGGCTTCCGCTTATGAACTTCCAATGCCGGAAACCGTACTGGCCCGGACTTCCAATCAGGCCGCCAAGGCTGCCAAGAGGATAGGCTATCCTGTGGTGCTCAAGGTGGCTTCGCCCCAGATTTCCCGCAAGCAGGAGCTTGGTCTGGTGGTCACCGATATCCAGACTCCGCAGGCTCTGCGCAAGGCTTTTCTGGAGATTACCACCCGGGCCGCCAGAAGGTGTAAAGACGCTTACATCACCGGGTGTCTTGTGCAGGCCATGGGACCTAAGGATTCCCATGAGATTGTGGTGAGCTTCAAGCGTGATCCGCAATTCGGCCCGCTCATAAATTTTTCACTGGCAGGGCTTCACGTCGACCTGTTTGGTGATGTATCATCTAGGCTGGCACCGCTGGCACTCAATGATGCGCAGGAAATGATCCGTGAGATCAAGGCGTACCCCATTTTAAGGGGAGTACGCAACGGTGCGGCCGTAAATCTGGGCGCACTTGAAGATGTGCTGCTCATGGTTTCCCAGATGGCTTCTGATCTGCCCGAAATTCAGGAAGCCGAATTCAGTCCTGTAATAGCGGGACCGGATGGAGCGGTTGTCGCCAATATGCGTATGACTGTAAATTAAGATTGTCCCGGAGGCCGAGAACCGTTTTGTTGGGTCTTTGTCTGGGTGAATCAGACAGTATTTTGTCGATTTTGTTTTGATTAGAAGGAGGACTTTATGTCCGGTTTATATATTGGTTCTACCAGCGGTTATTCCGGTAAGAACATGATTGTCATGGGCTTGGGGTTGTATTTTCAAAAGCAGGGCGTCAGCCTCGGCTACATGAAGCCCGTGGGTGCCATTCCTGCGGAGGTAGATGGCCGTCTGGGTGATGAAGATGCGTTTTTCATTCAAAAGGTGCTCGGTGTTTCCAATCCGCCGAACGTAGTCACCCCCGTGGTTGTGACCCATGATTTCAAGGTGCAGGCTTTCAACGGCAAGGTTGATGACCATGTTCAGCCTATTATTGACGGTTACGCCAAGATCAGCGCGGAGAAGGATCTGACTCTGGTTGCCGGGTCCGGTTCCATGTATTCCGGTAAATATTGCGGGGTTGATGGAATTCATCTGGTTAAGAAACTGGGTATCAAGTGTGTGGTCATCGACCGTTTCCAGAAGGAATTGAATTACGATTATCTGGTGGTGCTCAAGGAGTCGCTGGGGGATAATCTTGCCGGGGTTGTGCTTAACGACATTCCTCCGACTTTTATGGATGAAATCACCACGCTGATAAAACCTTTTCTGGAGCGCAAGGGAGTTAAAGTCCTCGGCGTGATCCCCAAAGATCCGCTTATGGGTACAATCAAGGTCGGTGATCTGGCAGACCGTCTTGGCGGAAAGATTATTACCGCTCACAACCGAACCGATCAGCCTGTGGAAAGTTTCCTTATCGGAACCATGCAGGTGGAAAATTTCATGACCCATTTCCGCAGGCACCGCAATTCAGCGGTTATCGTCGGTGGAGACCGTTCCGATGTTCAACTGGTGGCCCTTGAAGGAGAATGCCCCTGTCTGGTGCTGACCGGTAATCTTTATCCCAATGATATTATCCTGACCCGTTCTGAAGTATTGGAAACACCCATCATAGTGGTCCGGGACGATACTTTCAGTGTTGCCAAGAGGATGGAAGATATCCTTTCCCGGCATAAATTGCGTGAATCAGCAAAAATCAAACACGGGGTAGATCTGGTGGAGAAGCATATTGACTTCGGATACCTGAAAAAACAGTTGGGTTTGGTCTATTGATTTCAAGCTGGATAAAATTTGAAAATGAGGGAAGTTGCCTGAGGCTGCTTTCCTCATTTTTTGTGAACAGGGCTTTTTAAGAAATTGTATGGCAAACCCGTTAAAAGTTATCAGAAAGTTCAGAAAAACTTATTCTGTAAAGAAGGGATTGTAGCGTAATTCGTGTTTAACAGTAGTCATGGGGCCGTGCCCGGAAAATATTTTTGTTTCACCAGGAAGAATAAAGATTCTGTTTTTAATTGAACTCAGCAACTCGTCACTGTTGCCTCCGGGCAAATCGGTTCTTCCTACGGAAATCATGAACAGCAGGTCCCCAACGAAAACGCTGCTTAGACTCGGGAAAAAAAATGACAGGCTACCGGGAGTATGACCCGGTGTTTCAAATACCATTACCGGATGTCCTAGAATAGTCTGACGGCCCTGTTTCAGATCGTGGACAGTAAAATCCAGCAATTCCTTGAACTCTAGGGAACCGCCATCTTTGAGCGGAATTTCGTGCAGGTAAATGTCTTTGTTGTTGCCGTAAACCGTGGCTCCGGTCATCTTTTGTAATGCTGAAACTCCGCCTATATGGTCGAAATGCATGTGGGTAAGGTAGATGGACTGTACCTTCAGTTTCCGTTGGCTGACGGCTTTCAGGATAGGCTCCGGATCCATGCCGCAGTCAATCACCACTGCTTCCGAGCCGGATGTCAGCAGGTATGAGTTGGTCTCAAGGGGACCAAGCACAAAAGTTTCAACCTGTATTTCTTTCATTCGTTAAGGTCTTGACTGCAAGTCGGCAATAGAGTGAAATTCTTAGTAGTCAAACAGTAACTATCAAGGATTAAGAATGCTTTATTTTTTGGGAAACTGTCAAATGGATTTCCTTGGCAGGGCAGTACAGTCCTTCGGGTATCCCTGCACCTACAGGGTGCTTGCGTCTCCTCTCACCTATAACAGTTCTCCGGGAATCATTCCGGAAGAGTTGGCTGTTATGGATGCAAAATTCGGGCTGGAGAAATATTACCATGACCGCAATCTGCTTCATCAGTTTCAGATGATTGCGTCCGCTGATCCTGAACCGCAGCTTATTGTGATGAATCTGTTTCACGAGAATAGCCCGTTATTTGTCAACATTGCATCCAATTACATTTTTTTCGTCAATCCCGAGGCGTGGCAGGAGCATCCTGAATTCGAAGCGTGGATGAAGGATAATTTCGGTATGGTGCAGCCCAATCCGGGCACTTACCTCAAGCGTTACCGGGAAATGCTGGGCCATCTGCGAGAGCGTTTTCCGCAGGTACCCATTATTGTGGTTTCCCGACTGTCACACTACCCAGCTTTCGGTCCTGATCCTTATTCGTATCTTGAAGGCTGGTCCGATCTTTGGAGGACAGCCAAGCCGGTAATCAATAGCTGGGCAAATGAAATTGAGGATTTGGCTGTTATTGATATGGATCGTGTTTTCGGTGGAATATGGGCGGGGTCGGAAAAGAAGATCGAGGTCCATTGCCCGTTTCTCAAATTTAAGCTGACCGAGGAAAATGACACCATTACCGGGTTGCATGCCAGTCGCGACGTGGAACACATCGGTTCCATGTGGCCCGTGCTTGCCGCAAAGATAGAGCAGTTCCTGAAAGAAGGGTGTATTGATTACGCGGCGGAAGAAACTGTGCCTGATGAATGGTTACGCCCGTGGCAGCCTGAAAAGTTTGATGAAAACAGATTGATTGAAATGCTTTCATCCGGGGCCAACTACCTGTGCGCCCGGGCAATCGGTTCATTTTTTCTTGATCTTGCCAAGGACTACACTGATCTTCTGGCTCGTACCGCAGAATTCACCCCGGTCTGCCACAACACATTACATATGATAAAAACTTATTCCCGCATCTGGCCCAATCCGGTTTTGGCGCACTGGTGTCAGGTACACCGCAAGGCGGCAGATGCTTTTACAGCCAACGGTCCGCTTTACACGCAGGACTATCTGCAGCGTATTGATGAGATAGAAAGATTTGTCGGATGATGCCTTCACCATCCATTTCATAATTATTTGTTAATCTTGCATAAAGCTTGTTCTGGCGAGTTCCAACGAATAAGGCCGTAATATTTTAAAATATTACGGCCTTATTCGTTGGTGATTTATTGTGCGAAGCGGCTAAGCACCGATAAAAACGGTTTAAGCCTTTGTGGGCAAATTATTTCTGCTCCGCTTTAAGCGCACCTAAAAGAGCTTCATCCAGAGAGGGGTGGGGGAAGACAACCTTGTGGATATCATCCTTGGTCCAGCCTTCCTGAACAATCATGGCTGCTGCGGTGGTGAAGCCTGAGACGTGGTGCCCTACAGCAGTAATCCCGGCAACATGTCCATCAAGCCAGATCACTTTTACAAAGCCCTGCGTTGCTGCATAGGCCTGAGCAATAGGGTTGGCTACCAGCGGGAAGGAGGAGACTTTCACATCACCTTTTCCTTCAAGGTCGGCGGGCATGAGCCCAACGCGCATGGTTTCCGGAGAACCGTAGAGAATGGACGGGATAGGGCCGTGCTCATAGGGAGATTGTGTTTTTCCGGCAATGCGGCGGACCACGTACCCGGCCTGATGGCTGGCTGCATGGGCAAGCAGGATTTTCCCGTTCAGGTCACCGATGGCGTAGACGTTTTCAGCGGCTTCAAGGTTTTCGTTAACCTTGACGAAGCCTGGGCCTTCGGTCTTGATTCCGAGAACATCAAGTCCGATATCAGCGGAATTGGGACGGCGTCCGATGGCGATGAGTGCTTTGTCGGCGGTGAATTCTTCTCCGTCTTCGGTACGCAGCACAGCTTTGCCGTCTTCAGCGGTAACGGATTTGACCTTCACTCCCAGATTGAATTGCCACTTGTGGCGTTTGAAGACTCCCTGCAAAGCTTTGGAAACTTCGGGGTCCTCATAAACCGCAATGCGGTCAAGGGCATCGACTACCGTGATTTTGCATCCGGTACGGTGGGCGATCTGGGCCATTTCAAGGCCGATGAAGCCTGCTCCGATGACCAGCAGCGAGGTGGGCATTTCTTCGAGCGCAAGAAATCCGCTGTTATCGAGAATAGTCTCGTTGTCAGGCTCCAAACCCGGGAATACGGTCGGGTGGGAACCGGTAGCGAGGACAAGTGATTTGTACTCTAGGACAGCAGTCTCTTCCGGGTGGGAAACTTCTACTTTACCGGGCTCAATAATTCTAGCCACGGCAGGGTAGATGTCGATACCCAGATTTTTCGCTTTTTGAGCCATTGCCTTGCGGGTGGCAGCGATGAAGCGGTCTTTTTTAGTACACAGGGCTTTGAAATCTATTTCTATTTCACCCTTGGCAACGCGGGCTTTGGATTGCGCGGCAAGTTCTTCCACCGGGGAGGTTGCACCGAGGTACATTTTGGTGGGAATACAGCCCACATTAAGGCAGGTTCCGCCAAGCAGGTCTTTTTCCACCAGCGCGACTTTGATGCCTTCTTCCGCAGCTTCAAGGGCCGCGTCAAAACCGCCCGGACCGGCTCCTACGACCACGAGGTCGTAGGAGCGTGTATCTGTCGGGAAACTATTTGACGTCATCAGTAATCACCATGGAGCGTGCAGCTTTGGTTTCGTCCATCCTTTTAACGGACATGGAAACAGGTGCAGCCTGCAGTGCTTCGGGGTTCTTTTCCGCCATTTCTGCAATCTCGATGAGATCGTCGATAAAGCGGTCAATGGTCTCTTTGTTTTCAGTCTCGGTGGGTTCGATCATCAAACATTCCTTCACGATGAGCGGGAAGTAGATAGTCGGGGCGTGATGGCCTTTATCCAGCAGTGCCTTGGCAACATCGAGGGCGCGAACGCCGTTCTTAGCCTGATTGACCGCAGAAGCAACGAACTCGTGCATGCAGATGCGGTTGTAGGGAATCTCGAAATGGTTTTCGAGACGCTTGCGCATGTAGTTGGCGTTGAGGACCGCACCTTCAGTGGCGCGGGTCAGGCCTTCGCGACCGAGGCGGAGCATATAGGCGTATGCTTTCAGGTAAACACCGAAGTTGCCGTAGAAGGGGGCAACATAACCGATGGATTTCGGTGCGTCATAGTCAAGGTAGTACTGGCCGTCTTCCATTTTAGCCACGCGGGAAATGGGCAGGAAGGGGATAAGTTTTTCGCTTACGCCGACCGGACCGGAACCGGGACCGCCGCCACCGTGCGGGGTAGCGAGGGTTTTGTGCAGGTTGAGATGCACAATGTCGAACCCGGCATCACCGACGCGCAGCTTGCCCATGATGGCGTTCATATTCGCGCCGTCATAGTAGAGCAGAGCGTCTTTTTCGTGGATCATCCTGACCAGTTCAGGAAGATGGGTTTCGAACAGGCCGAGGGTGTTGGGGCAGGTCATCATAACGCCTGCCACTTCATCATCCAGAACCTCAGCGAGGGCTTCCGGGGTGATGATGCCGTCCTTGGATTCAACTGAAACAACATCGTATCCTGCCACTGCGGCTGATGCGGGGTTGGTTCCGTGGGCGGAATCCGGGCAGATGACCTTTGTTTTTTTATTGCCCTTGTCGCGATGGTAAGCGGCCATGAGCATAACCCCGGTCAACTCACCGTGGGCACCGGCCATGGGATGCAGAGTGAATGCAGCCATTCCGGTCAGTTCACTGAGCATGGATTCGGTTTCGTGAATGACTTCAAGCGCACCTTGACAATGGCGGCCCGCTCCCTTGAGCTGGGAAATTACCGGGTGCAGCTTGGCGAATCCGGGCATGGCAGCCACCTGTTCGGTGAACTTGGGGTTGTATTTCATGGTGCAGGAGCCGAGGGGATAGAAGTTGGAATCCACACCGAAGTTTTTCTGAGAAAGCTTGGTGAAGTGGCGAACCACATCCAGCTCGGAAAGGGAAGGCATACCCGCTTCTTTACGCAGAAGTTCTGCGGGGATGAAGTCCTCGATTTTTGACTTGGGTTCTTCGGGCCAGCAGCCTTCGCGACCGGGAACGGATTTTTCAAATACTGTTTTCATTAGATTGCCCCCCGCAGAATCTCGGCGAAGATGCCGATCTGTTCTTCAGTGGTCTTTTCTGTGCAGGCTACCAGCAGCACGTTTTCAAATCCTTCGTAGTAACGTCCTACAGGGAAACCGGGGATGATGCCGCGCTCGGTGAGCTTATCGATTACCTCAAAGGCGTTTACCGGAAGGGTTACAGCAAATTCGTTGACGTAGGGGCCTTTGGTGAACATTTCCACACCGTCAATGGAGGTGAGGCGGTCGGCAGCATAGTGTGCGCGTTCAACGGAAATGATTGCTGTCCGGCGTAAGCCTTCCTCTCCCAGCAGGCAGAGGTGGATCAGGGTACGCAGGGCGCAGAGAGCCTGGTTGGAGCAGATATTGGAAGTCGCTTTCTGGCGGCGGATGTGCTGCTCACGGGCCTGGATGGTCAGAACGTAACCGGTCTTGCCGTCTTCGTCTTCAGTACGTCCTGCAATGCGTCCGGGCATCTGGCGGACCAAAGCTTTGGAGCAGGTCATAATTCCGAGGTACGGGCCGCCGAAGGAAAGCGGCTGACCGATGGATTGGCCGTCTGCAACAGCAATATCGGCACCCATCTGACCGGGAGTTTTCAGCACGGACTGCATGACCGGGTAGGTGGACATGATTGCCAGAGCCTTGTGCTCGTGGACTGCGGCGAACATTTCGGTGAAATCGTTAACCGAGCCGAAAAAGTTGGGGTTTTGAACGATAACAGCTGCAGTGTCCTTATCGACTGCCGCAGTAATTGATTTGACATTGGTGCAGCCATGGTTGTGGGGCACTGTGACAAGTTCAATATTCAGGTTGTTGGTGTAGGAGTTAAGCATAACCCGGTAAATAGGGTTCAGTGCTTCACTGACGATGATTTTCCTGCGTCTGGTTTTACGCACGGCCATGAGGGTGGCTTCGTAAAGAGCGGACCCGCCATCGTATACAGAGGCGTTGGCGTAATCCATGTCCATGAGCCGGGCCATGGCAGTCTGATATTCAAAAATCGCCTGCAGGGTTCCCTGAGAAGATTCAGGCTGGTAAGGGGTGTAGGCAGTATAGAATTCGCTGCGGGATGACAGGGCATCCACAGCTGCGGGAATGAAATGGTCGTAAAAACCTGCTCCGAGGAAGCTGGTCAGATCCGTGGTGTTCTTTGCGGCCATTTTGCCCAGCATTTCCAGAACTGCCATTTCGCTTTTACCTTTGGGCAGGTCAAAACTTTTGGGGCGCAGTTCGGCCGGGATCTCGGCAAAGAGGTCATCCACGGAGTTCACGCCGATAACATCAAGCATTTCCCGGATCTCTTCCGGGGAATGAGGTACGTAAGGCATTGTATCCTCCGGTATAAAAAAATGATCCCCGCTGACTTAAGCGGTCGGCGGGGAAATTTGTGTACTGTATATAAAGAATGGCCCCTGATTAGTGAGCTTCTTCTTCGGTTACTTTTTCATAAGCTGCGGCATCAAGAAGCGCATCAGTCGGACCGGTAATTTTTACTTTGACAAGCCAGCCTTCCCCGTAAGGATCTTCGTTGACTTTTTCAGGTGCGTCTTCCAGTGCTTCGTTAACAGCGATTACTTCGCAGTCAACCGGAGCGTACATTTCGCTGGCAGCCTTTACGGACTCAATTGAGCCGAATTCGTCACCGGCTGCGAAAGTATCGCCTTCCTGCGGAAGTTCGACGAAAGTAAGGTCGCCGAGCTGTTCCTGAGCAAAATGGGTGATGCCGATAACACCGTTTTCACCATCAACCTTGAGCCATTCGTGGGATTTGGAGTAAAGAAGTTCCTGCGGAATCATGGGGCCTCCCTTCTGTATAGACTTATTTTTATGTTTCCTGACCGTGTCATTGTGAATAACTCGCAACTGATAGCATTCCTGCTTAAGAAATAAAAGTCTTGTGTAAGGTCAAATTTCAGAAAAATCTTCAAAAAATTATCGGATTAATTAAAATTTAATTATTTTATAATTTTGCAATCGAATAGTTAGTGTTACCCAAGCTTGTCTTTTGGCGAAAAAAAACATACGAAATGAGTAGATAAGGAGTGTCTTTTTGAAGGATTATGTTTCCGGTGAACGGGAAGTTATAAAAGTAGAGACCGCCGGAAGGGTCTGGAAAATTGAACGAACAGCTGACCTTGAGACCCTTTGGGATGAAATAGGTGAAGATGAGTTCGGTGATGACGAGCGCTTGCCGTATTGGGCCGAACTCTGGCCTGCAAGCGTATTGCTCGGTGAATGGCTTTACCGTAATTCGAAGCTGATTCGGGGACGCAAATGTCTCGATCTAGGTTGCGGACTGGGGCTGACTGCTGTTATCGGACAATCCCTTGGAGCTGAGGTGGTCGCGTTTGATTACGAATTGCCGCCGCTTTATTTTGCAAAAGACAACGCCGTCTTGAACGGCACATCCCAGCCGCTCTGGTTGCAGATGGACTGGAGAGAACCATCGCTTGCAGAGAGTTCATTTGATTTCATCTGGGGCGGGGATATACTTTACGAAAAAAGATTTTTTGATCCGCTGGAAAAACTTTTCCGGCGGGTGCTTAAGCCGGGAGGCACCATCTGGATGGCTGAACCGGTGCGTGATGTGTCGGTTCCGGTCTGGCGGAAGCTTGAAGACCTCGGCTGGCAAACAGCGTTGCCTTTGACCGAGAAAGCCGCCTGCTGCAATGCGGAAATGACTGTCAATATCCGGGAAGTTGTTCCCGGCAAATCCATGTAGTTTTACGGAGGTTTGAAATGGGTAAAACTATTCGTTTCGGAGTTTCCCTTGATTCCGATCTTCTTGAAAAATTTGATAAACTTTGTGATGAAAAAAGTTACCAGACCCGCTCTGAAGCAATTCGTGATTTGATCCGCAACATGTTGGTGGAAAAAGAATGGGATGAAGCTGAGGGGCAGATGGCCGGAACTCTTTCTTTGGTCTATGACCATCACCAGAGCGGTCTCTCTCAGCGTTTGACTGAGTTGCAGCACGACAGCCACGATCTGATCATGTCGACTCTGCATGTTCACCTTGATCATGACAACTGCCTTGAAGTCATGGTGCTTAAAGGTGACGGCAAGCAGATCAAAGAACTGGCTCATCGTCTTATTTCTACCAAAGGCGTGAAGCACGGCAAGCTCGGCCTCACAACGACTGGAGAAGAGTTGGTTTAATGGAAGACGTACAAAACAGTCCTGCAAAGGTCGCCATGTCTATCGACAGGGTCGGTGTGCGGGATTTGACCCTCCCCCTTGTGGTTCGTGACCGGGAATCCGGCAGTCAGCACACCATGGCCAAAGTCGCCTTGTCCGTTGATCTGCCAGCCCATTTTAAAGGCACGCACATGAGCCGGTTCGTGGAGGCTCTGGAAGACTGGTCCGAAGAACTGGACTACAAGAGTTTCTACAATCTTTTAAGCGACATTCTGCGTCGCCTTGAAGCTGAACGCGCCCATGCCAAACTCAGCTTTCCCTATTGCCTGCAAAAAACCTCTCCGGTTAGCGGACGCAAGGGCATAATGAGTTATGAATGTACCGTGGAAGGCGAAATGGTCGGCGATAAGCTGGAGTTTACCCTTGGGGTGAAGGTCCCGGTAATGACCGTCTGCCCCTGTTCCAAGGCCATCAGTGATGAAGGAGCCCACAGTCAGCGTGCGGTGGTGCATATCAGGACAAAGTCCAAAGGATTTATTTGGATAGAGGATCTGGTGGAAATTGCGGAAGATTCAGGTTCGTGTGAAGTGTTCTCTCTGCTAAAGCGGGAAGATGAGAAGCACGTTACCGAAAAAAGTTTTTCTAACCCTACCTTTGTTGAGGATGTCGTCCGCAATGCTGCTATGGGTTTGGAAAAGCATCCGAAAATTTCCTGGTATAAAGTCGATGTGGAAAGTTTTGAGTCAATTCATAATCATTGTGCATTTGCAAGTATTGCCAAGCCGGAATAAGTGATTACTTATATATTAAGGAGACAGAGGGGATTATCCCCACCTGGACTCCGGTGACAGCCGCAGTTGCTTACCGAACGGATAGAGCGATTGCGGCGACACTTTGGATGATAAAAAACTCCCGCTGGATTTGCCGGCGGGAGTTTTTTTTGGGTTGGATTTATTTACCCGTATACGGCTCCTGCTGGGTAGAGCAATGAATTCCTCCACCGCCGAAGTTTATGCCGAGGGTGTTTATGGTAACTACCTTTCGGTTCGGGAATGCTTTTTTAAGCACCTCAAGTGCTTCGGCATCGCGTCTTTTAACTTTCTCGGGCAAACCTTCATGCCAGTATTTCTGGGCCAGAACCACACCGTTTGAAATCAGGAAATTGCAGTAGCTCTGGGCCGGGACAACCTGTATATCTTTTCCTACAGGGAATGCCGTACCGTCTGAAAAGCGCGGGAATGAAACCAATCCGTAATAGGCTCCATCCTGCGGGGTCACTTGGAAATACAAGGGTTCCGGCATGGGGATGCGGATAATCTTGAAGTGCTTGCCGTCCTGATCAACTGCGTTTTTAAGTATACTGTAGGTTTCTTCCATTCGGCGGCGGTTTTCCGCTTCAACCGGACCTTGGGCCGCTTCCTCTTCACTAACTTCAGCCAGCAGAATTGTATCCGGGGCTACAAAGCGGCAATATTCATCAATGTGATTATTGGCTGCAGCACTGCGGTAGGCCACCCCTTTTCCGTCCGGCCCTGGCAGGGTGCTTACGTTGTAAGCATCGTCGTCAACGGTCCCTCTTTTAAGCCAGATAACGTTGCTGACGCCCAGCATTTCTTTGAGTTCTATTTCAATGTCAGCACGTGAAAGGTTGGGGTTACGCTGGAATTCGCAGGCTTCAGTGACCAGTATGGTTCCTTTTCCGTTCAGTTCCCGGTCCCCGCCTTCACTGACCAGACGGGTCATTCTTGAAGGGATTTTGCGCAGCTTGGCTATATCCCGGTCTACTCGTTCCATTATCCGGGATTGGGTGTCTGATTGCGGAAAATAACCCCAGCAGTTGAACCCGAAATCGACTATGCTTTTGTTACCCTGCCTGTCCGTTGTGAAGATGGGGCCAAAATCCCGCCAGTAGAGCATGGTAAAAGGAATGGTCTGGAATGAAATTCTTTCCATGGGGAGTTTGTTCTTTTCTAACAGGGGCTGCACATGTTTGAGTTGACTCTCTTCAGGTATGCAGATGGTGATGTTTGTATACGGAGCAAGATTCTTGGCAATTTCCAGCAGGACATCATCGGTAAGGTAGCCCTTAACATATTCTTTGCTCAGCCAGCCGAGGTAAACCCTCTCCTGTTTTTCAAATTCTCCGGGGAATCTCCATTCGGCAGCAGCAGCGGTAATCACCGTTGCAAAGATAAATAGTGCTGCTAAAAAATAAACTTTACCAATTTTCATCATGTTGCTCCCCCCGCTGGCCAGAGTTGTGATATTTCTGTTATAATAGACAGTAGTTTTCAGGTGCCGTCAACAACTTAGCAAATGCCCGGAATGCGGAAGTATTCTTTAAGGCAGTGTTTTTTGTTATAATGAAGCCCCTTGCACCGGATTCTTGGCGCAAGGGGCTTTATTACTTGGATGTGGTGCTGATTTTATTTTGATTCAACAGCATAGGGCCAGCCACCCTGACCGTTGGTGAGGATGAATAAGCGGTAGGGTGCAATTCCCTTTTTGGCGAGATAGTTGACGGTCCTTTCGGCTCCGCCTTTGCCGCGCGGGCAGATCACTACTATAGGTTGAGCGGATTTTTTAAGGTTATTCACAGCAGCATCAAGCTTGTTTGTATCGGTTGCGGTTTTCACCGGGTAGGCACCGGTTTCGATAGCGCCCTTGATGTGGTGAGCGTTAAATTCTTCAGCCACCTGAATGTCCACGATGGCGACATCTGCATGGTTGTTTACTGCATTGTTTAATGATGCCGCACACATGTAGTTGTAGCTGTCCTTCATGGCAAATGCGTTGGCAGCAATACATACGAACAGGGCTGCAGCTCCAAGCATCAGCGTAACTTTTCTTGTAAAATTCATTAGTTTCTCCTCCTGATTATGGTTTAGATTCAACCTTTAAACTCAGGCAGGAGAATTCGTCGAATAGTAAAAGTCGATAGCTGTGTAAAAATATTCAGCGCTTTTTTCTATATTATACGGGGGTTACTTATTATTTTCAAAACGGTTACGTAATTCTTCTACCCGTTTTTTGTTTACCCCGAAATCAGAATAACCAAGCCTTGCAGCGGAGCGAAGTTCAATTCTGCCTTCAGCTTCATCGTAAATGCATTCCAGATCGTCTACGAAGCGAAACCACCTGCTCCTGAACTCGGCATGTAGGTACGGTCCGCTGCGGGAAACTATTTTGCCGCCCATTTGTTTGATGCATGCCCTAAGTTTTTTTATGACCTGTTTGTTCGTCCCGCTGGCCTTTATTGATTGGACTGTGTGTGCCTTATCGTTTTCCTGTGAAGAAACACAATTGGGGCTGTTTGGACAGGGGGAAAGTTTGCCGCCGTTGATGCCTAGATTTTCCGGTGGGGACGAGAAGTGGGCAGCAGTAAATAACCCAGCGGTGCAGACGATAATAAAT encodes the following:
- a CDS encoding acetate--CoA ligase family protein, with the translated sequence MFEPESIAVIGITADPQDKASIIIANLLSSGYKGKIFPVNGEGAGVHGLEAVSSVSGLPRSTDLALICIPPAEAITAVEELAEVPVRAVVVTSAGFGETGREGYRLERDLARAAKTHDMIILGPNCMGLMNSTIGMNASLNPDFTLKGNIAFLSQSGAMCSTALDWANSEGVGFSKFISLGNKAVLGESTMFNYLADDEDTKVIVGYCETLKDGQDFLRTAYDTTFKKPLILLRAGETPSGARAASAHAGALTGATSAYNAAFRQTGVMQAVDVEDMFNLAHAFSCQPLPSGSNVAIITNSGGPGILATDMCEKGSLNISRPSSATLAKMKEVLPPYASLYNPIDMLGDAKADIYHKVLRAVAEDDVFHSILVILTPAANILEDVEKVAADIIELERECDKPIVTCFMGDFSTRKARKMLRAAGIPCYEFPEAAVRSLDAMTRCYRWQKKDWPIDVCFRRDFSKAKSIVENCRKTGLTELVELDAQQLASAYELPMPETVLARTSNQAAKAAKRIGYPVVLKVASPQISRKQELGLVVTDIQTPQALRKAFLEITTRAARRCKDAYITGCLVQAMGPKDSHEIVVSFKRDPQFGPLINFSLAGLHVDLFGDVSSRLAPLALNDAQEMIREIKAYPILRGVRNGAAVNLGALEDVLLMVSQMASDLPEIQEAEFSPVIAGPDGAVVANMRMTVN
- a CDS encoding phosphotransacetylase family protein; this translates as MSGLYIGSTSGYSGKNMIVMGLGLYFQKQGVSLGYMKPVGAIPAEVDGRLGDEDAFFIQKVLGVSNPPNVVTPVVVTHDFKVQAFNGKVDDHVQPIIDGYAKISAEKDLTLVAGSGSMYSGKYCGVDGIHLVKKLGIKCVVIDRFQKELNYDYLVVLKESLGDNLAGVVLNDIPPTFMDEITTLIKPFLERKGVKVLGVIPKDPLMGTIKVGDLADRLGGKIITAHNRTDQPVESFLIGTMQVENFMTHFRRHRNSAVIVGGDRSDVQLVALEGECPCLVLTGNLYPNDIILTRSEVLETPIIVVRDDTFSVAKRMEDILSRHKLRESAKIKHGVDLVEKHIDFGYLKKQLGLVY
- a CDS encoding MBL fold metallo-hydrolase, producing the protein MKEIQVETFVLGPLETNSYLLTSGSEAVVIDCGMDPEPILKAVSQRKLKVQSIYLTHMHFDHIGGVSALQKMTGATVYGNNKDIYLHEIPLKDGGSLEFKELLDFTVHDLKQGRQTILGHPVMVFETPGHTPGSLSFFFPSLSSVFVGDLLFMISVGRTDLPGGNSDELLSSIKNRIFILPGETKIFSGHGPMTTVKHELRYNPFFTE
- a CDS encoding SGNH/GDSL hydrolase family protein, which encodes MDFLGRAVQSFGYPCTYRVLASPLTYNSSPGIIPEELAVMDAKFGLEKYYHDRNLLHQFQMIASADPEPQLIVMNLFHENSPLFVNIASNYIFFVNPEAWQEHPEFEAWMKDNFGMVQPNPGTYLKRYREMLGHLRERFPQVPIIVVSRLSHYPAFGPDPYSYLEGWSDLWRTAKPVINSWANEIEDLAVIDMDRVFGGIWAGSEKKIEVHCPFLKFKLTEENDTITGLHASRDVEHIGSMWPVLAAKIEQFLKEGCIDYAAEETVPDEWLRPWQPEKFDENRLIEMLSSGANYLCARAIGSFFLDLAKDYTDLLARTAEFTPVCHNTLHMIKTYSRIWPNPVLAHWCQVHRKAADAFTANGPLYTQDYLQRIDEIERFVG
- a CDS encoding FAD-dependent oxidoreductase, yielding MTSNSFPTDTRSYDLVVVGAGPGGFDAALEAAEEGIKVALVEKDLLGGTCLNVGCIPTKMYLGATSPVEELAAQSKARVAKGEIEIDFKALCTKKDRFIAATRKAMAQKAKNLGIDIYPAVARIIEPGKVEVSHPEETAVLEYKSLVLATGSHPTVFPGLEPDNETILDNSGFLALEEMPTSLLVIGAGFIGLEMAQIAHRTGCKITVVDALDRIAVYEDPEVSKALQGVFKRHKWQFNLGVKVKSVTAEDGKAVLRTEDGEEFTADKALIAIGRRPNSADIGLDVLGIKTEGPGFVKVNENLEAAENVYAIGDLNGKILLAHAASHQAGYVVRRIAGKTQSPYEHGPIPSILYGSPETMRVGLMPADLEGKGDVKVSSFPLVANPIAQAYAATQGFVKVIWLDGHVAGITAVGHHVSGFTTAAAMIVQEGWTKDDIHKVVFPHPSLDEALLGALKAEQK